tctcccccagctcttgTTCAGCCTTTCCACATTCAAAGACTGCTTGGATCTTGGTGATTTGCAGCAAGCCCTGTGTTATTCTTTGTTCTTTGCCAGATCCTCTCCTTCGCTCCTGTCACTCTCTTCAGTGTCACTTCTGGCGTCTTgtcttttctgaagaaaagaaagtttAAATGAGCTGCAAAACATATGTAATGGTGTATATTAGAGAGGACTAGTCCTGTTTTCATTCATAGCCCTGGGGACTTAACCTGGCAGCTAAAATAGAAATAAGAGGTGTGATCATATCCTTAAAGCCAGTGCTGCAATTGTCCCAGCATAGGGAGATTGACTTAAGCTGACAGATATTAACTCTGTTATGGTTTCACCTAACTTTtgaatggtttttttttgtcaccCTAGTAAAGCTCTTGTAATGTGACTTCCTGAAAATAAGTTAATATTTATTCTATGTATAGTCGTTCTGCATATTTCCTATGCAATTTATTACTGTTGAAGCTGTGAAAGCCAACACAGATTCATCCAGCAAGCATATGGACTGGGCTCCTTATTTTGCAATTGTCTACAACCTCCATGAGCATATCCTCCATAATTTCCTCAGAAAAATGGCTTTTTCTTGTAATTTAGCTTTGATGAAGGGGTAACTCAAGAAAGGTGAAGGCATAGCACCAAAATTGcggagaggttttttttggcCACAGGTCCCCAGAGCTTTCACAAATCTTCTCAGATGCTCCCACGATGCCATCTGCCTACATTAGCAAGGCAGGCTAGGGAGCTCCCCTCTCTGTTGACAATGTTTCTCCCAATGATCCCTATACAAACTCTGGCATGCATCAAGAGCCTGTGGAAGGCACCCAAAACTCAGAAATGCAAATACACAGTGTGCTATCAACCAGGTTTACCTGGTTGTTCCTTCCTTACTCCACTTCAGACATACCAACAGGTTCTAGTTCTCCAAAACTACATACTGAGAAGTGATTAGGCAGTGAGGAGACAGGTCTGTGGATGGCTCCCATGTCACTAGAACACAGCTGCAAGCTAGAAGTGAGCTCCTGCTCTGATCTTCGTTATCCATACAACTCCCAACGTATGCCTTAAGAAGCTCCTGGGCTGTTTGTGGGGCAATCCcacttctctcctgctttcctgcagGCAGGTGGGAGTCACCCTGAACCTCATGCTCTCTCATGAGCAGTGGTGGCACAAAGGAGACAAAGACTTTTCATACCTCACCACGGAGGATGACATTGAAGATCATCTGGATGATCACATAGGACCAGAAAATGTGTAACAACTGCAGGATCATCAGGAAAGCACTTATGAGACAGCTTATGGGGAACAACGAAACTTTTGTCACAAAGTAATAATAAACGCtgtgggaaagagggagaggtaAATCAGAAGACAAAAGACTAAAGCAGGTTAAGTATCTTCAGACTTACAAGGATCAGGTTTCTTTCTGGGCAATGGCTTGGCTGATGTGttcccagggcagagctgagctcagCCAGGATGGCACCACCAGGCTTCACGCTGTGCCCAGCTCTCACAAAGCAAGTCCCAGAGGACCTGCAGATGCTCTGTATTAAAATCACCAACAATGCAATAGGCTTTGCAGACAGGTCAGTTATCAGAAACCTGCAATGCTCCCTAGAAGAGGCAGGAAGTGGCAACATTTCCCCTAAAATAAGTCTTGAGAGGAACTATGGACAGAAGTGAGACCATAAGGGGACCTCTCCACTGCCACTTATATAAAAAGATAACACATGGCTTTTTAAACTGAAGTTAGGGAAGAGTTAAGGGTGCAGATTATCAGCTGGGCATGGAATTACTTTTAGCAAAAGTCACAGAAAGTCTGTATCCTCAGTGACGAGAACAGAAAGGAGGAGACCACAGGTTTGGAAGTGGAAAGCAGACAGGACAGAGAGCAGTTCAGCATAGGAGAGAAATGATGAGTGCTAGTTATGTGTCCTCCTCTACAAGTTACCTATGACATGAACATCTTAGCATATATTGTATGTTGGACACAGCGTGTATTTGCTCTGCACTTGTTTTCCTACACCTCTGCTGCTTGCTGTGGTGCTGAGAGGTGCTGATCTCAATGGACCTATCTGATCCAGGACACCTGTTACCTTTGTCCTTATACTGTGGGACAGCAGGTTGGGATACTGGGGCTTCGCACTTTGTAGCAGAGACAACTGAAGTTGCACTTGTTCTCAGGGAAAGTTGCCTAAAGCTTCTATTGCTTTTCTCTCTAAGGCAGCAATTTGACCACCCGAATACAGGACTTGTCATGCAAAGTCAGCCTCATAGGCATCCAGACTAAATGGCAGCACCACCAAAGCTCAAAACTCAACATCTTCAGTGGTGGTATGCAGCAAGGGCAGGGACATAGGACAGCAACAGAGACTTCTCCCTATGTGTGTATAGCATgtcctatttttaaaattcttcttggtgtaacaaatgaaatgtttggtttgaaagaaaacagaaagcttAGACTATAATGCAAGTGTTGTGGAATGAGTTTATGGGAAGTTAGCCACTATCAGCTTTTCTGGCAGTGGTAAGGAAAGAAGAACAACTTCAGCCCAGTTAAAGGCTGGAAGGGTCACCAGATGTGTGTACATAAAAGCCATTCTCCAAGGCTGGTACCTGTGTGTGACTTCTGGAGGAATCATTGCCAATGCCCTCCCAACATGTTGAATGTCCCATCTCCTGAATCCCTCATGATTTTCTTGTTTTAGTTCAGATACGTGGTGGATCACCTTAAATTTACTGTGCTGTTTTTTCTGTACTAATTTTATCTTAATAGACCTTTAAGCTTTAAGGCCTTTTTTAGTCTGCTAAGAATTTCTTGGGAAATTCTAGCCAGTATGGTTTGCACCTTCTTTCTCTCATAGGAACCAGTGCTTATAACACAAGGAGTGGGAATATAGGGGCAGAGGCTGTGGCTCTAGATTAATTAGTAGAATTAATTCATTAATATAGTAAAAACCCGGGTGGTGGTTTTTGCTGTGGGTTCTTCTGTTCCAGTTGAATTGATCTTTGAACTTGTAGTGTTCTGttctctgcctttcctccccTCAGCATGGAGGGTCACCTCTCCAGAAGCTCAAACAGCCCATAATACCCACATTCGGAGGACAGCAAAATGTTACTCACATTAATGGGAAAATGACAAGCCGGGAGATGATGAAAACCACAGCGAAAACATTGAATACTGTTTCACAGACCCGCTTCCATTTCAGGTAATGGAGTATCTTGGCAAGCTGTAGAGAAACAAATTTCCATATACCCCTTGTGCCTGTGTTCTCCTTCCAGGGGCTGAGGGATTTCCCATGTCCTGCAAGGATGACCAGGCTTGTAGGGATGTATCCCAGTCCCTTTGCATCCAATTACTTTTCCACAAGAGCAGTAGAACCAGGACTTCCTAAATTCACTGTCACTGACGTACATGTGTCCCACTCATGTGTCATGTGTAGCAACGTGCACAGGTGCCAGTGCTGCCCACAGGCATGAGCACAGGCCTGCAACTGGGAGAGTGACTTTTTACACAGGCAACAGTTTTAAACTAGGAGAGacttagatgttaggaagaaattatttactcaaagggtggtgaggccctggcacaggctggccagagaagctgtggttgccccatccTTGGGATAGGTTGAATGGGTCTTGGAAAAATCTgatctagtggaaagtgtccctgcccatggcagggggttggaatgagacgGGCTTTAATGTCCTTTCctgcccaaaccattccatgatttccaGGTGGGGGTAACGCACCTCTAAAATATAATCAGAGGCATCATGGACCAGCATGACTATCATCCCAAACCGAATCATATTGGCACAGTAGGAGACAAAGATCAGAGTGATGGTGGCGATGTGGTGGATAATCTGTTCCTTAAAGTCCTGGCATGAGAAGAGAGATTGTCAGGCTTACCTTGCCCTGGCAGCATCTGTTCCTGAATGCTCCTGCCTCACTAGGATGTGTCAAACACGTCCACAAAGCATCAGTGCTCCCCACCACACTACAGCTCTCTGAGGTCCTGCACAATCTTAAGAAGAAAATCTCCTCCTTTATGCCCAGTTAATGGAAACCCAGACAAATACCTGTGAGATATGTGTAGGTGCAAACATGCTGAAAGACAGATTTTTATAAGTTTCCATGAATCAATCTGCCCTTCCAAAACTGCTCTCTTAATACCCCCTATTTACTTCCAGATCCGTCCTCTGTGTATTGAAGAACCTTTTGTAAGGACAGTAGATTGCCCTTGGCCTGGGGCAGGTCCTATCCATGGGCTATAATGGAGGAGCTCTTCAACTGCCCATGCCTCTTCAATTGCCCAAATTGAAATGCTGCAAAAGTCACACATACACTTAGAGACCCTCATCAGGGCAGGCCAGGTCCTTCCCATCAGGAGGACACAGCCCTCTGGTGCAGGCAACATCTGAGAGCTGGAAAGGCCATGATGCCATGTTCACCCAGTGCCTGTCCCTTGACCAGCCATGGGAACCCCTGTGTCAGCTCCCAGCACTTGCCCAGCCTAGCAGGCAGGAAGGCCATGCCACACACGAGCAGGGCCCAGTGCAAGGTGCAGAGGTGGGATACGAGAGCTGAAGGGGCCCATGTGCACAAGGGTCTCCACAGCAGCACTTGTGCCTTCTCCTTTGCACCCCTGGGGAGCTGACAGCGGGACGGGGGCATAGCCTCACGGTGGGGGCTGACTGAGCCATCTGGTTGTGGTTGTGCTGCTGACACTTACCTTCCTCTTCACATCAAAGGGCAGGGTGGCCACCAGTGAGCAGTAGAAGGAGAGCTCCAGGAGGTAGAACGAGCCCAATACAGGTGATAGAGGCTGTAAGACAAGTGATAGGCAGTTTGACAGCCCTGCCTAGCCCTGGGttcaggagaggggaggagtCTTCCTGGGCAAAGCCCCTTCATTCAACCCATGTTTGGGACAGCAGGTGTTGGTCATGCCTAAATTTTCCTGTTCCCACTGACTGAACCGTTTGCTGATGCACTGACAAGGTCAGCCCAAAGCCAGGACTAGCCCTGGCCTGTCTgcaaaggggctgggagcagctgggaacccctctccAGGGGTTCAGATACCTCATCTCTGTCCCTTCTTTGAGAGGTCAGACATCCTGACCACCTTTTGTGACCACAGAGAGTCACTTCCAAACAGACTTGGGTGACAGAGAAACTCAGTGAGAAGAGGtgcctgctctgagcagagctCTCCTTAGGCTGTCACGTGGAGCACGTGTGAGGAGCTCATCAAGCAGATGTCAAACTGTTTGCCAAGATGCATAATGTGAGGCTGAGACCAGAGGGGTGTTGAAATAAGACAGGTGGATATAATGAGTTGTAAGTATAAAGCTTTTTGTCATAAGGTTGTGCTGTCTCCATGCTTGAAGGTTTTCAAAACTAAACTGGAAAAAACCTTAGGTAACTTGGTCTGATCTCACAGCTAAGTGCTGCAAGCAGGAGGTCAGACAAGAATCTTCCTGATCTCTCTTCCAATATGAATTATCTTGTGATTCCATGTATTTGCTGCTCACCTGTTGTGGGAATTTCAACCAGCACACGGTGTGGTCCCAAAACCAGGGCTTCTGTGTATAGAGAAGGCAGCAGTAAGAACCCAGAGCCTTTTAATGACATGTAAAGACCAtgggaagaggtactccaagaATTCAGTGTGCCCATGCTAGATCAAATCTGGCTTTGAGCTTTGGAGAAAGTGGTTGGCAAAATGCATTTATCATTAGTGAATGTACAGGATGTCATATGGAGAGTCTTTGGAGCAGTGGGCAGCAGGCACAGTGAGGACAGGTCCTGCTCTTGTCTGAGATGCAAGAGCTGTGTGTGGGTACCTGTGGGGAAGCACTTACACAAGGATCTAAGACAAGAACAGCAGGGTAACATCACTGACACCTAGCCAGGTCCACCCAGGGAAAAAGGAACTGCTGACTCAGGATTGAGGATGATTCTGCTCCATACCCCTGAATTTGTCCTTCTTTGGCTTTGCACCCATAGTCATGACCACACATGGTCTTCCAATGGGTTCTTTAGAGTGGCCTGGGACTATCGGCCTCATTTGCCATGAACAAAGAACCCTTGAAAGGTGTCACTTCACAGCATGACCCTGCTCACATACTTACATCATACAGAAGAGCCAGTCCAGAGAAGAAAGAGGTGAAATAGAAAGTAAATCTCCAactaaaacagaaaacaaggaattaagaCCACCTCCAGAACTGAAACAGctccccaggctgtgcccaggatGCCCACAGGAGAACCTACGCTTGTTTGGACAGAGATTTGCAGAATCTCAGCTCTGTTGGCACATGGAAGCATGTGCTGTAAGGCAGCAGGGTACCCACTGCCCAGCGAGGCTCTGCTGAGGTCCACGCTTTGCCCAAATTCCTTGGGCATTCCATCAGTGTCTAAAAGGATGCAGTAAGATGCCTCTCCCTGTCTCCTTTTGTTGTGTGGATGTTTGTAGATCACCTATCAAATGCTTATACACCCCAGACAGTGGAAGGCACCCAATTTTTCTCAGTGATGGCACAGGAATACTGGGGGATTTATTACTTTCTTCAGAAATGCTGCAGTAGGAAGCACTGAACAAGATTTCAGGtggagaatattttttaaacataatAACACGATTCAAGCactgaataatttctttttcagaggGGGAAGAAGAGTAGATCTCTTAACTGATGGGGGTCTTTATGCATATACAGCATTAAACCTCAAGGTGAGAACCAGAGATAGCTTAATTATCTTGATCAAGACACTTGGTgactcctccccccaccctgaCTCCATGTATTACTGAGATATGCAGGAAGATTTAATATAAGAGAGCAAACAACTTGGGAAAAAGGAAAGCTATGAAGATTTTGGTGCTTTCTtgtgtttttcagttttaacCTCCCTCCTTCATGGCTTGCACTGCCTCCTAACTGCACTTCATGGATTCATTTTCTGCCCAATCATATCCATGCTGACAATatcttaaaattttaattttgtatcAAGATCATCTTTGAAAAGAAGTTTAATACATTTTACAAGTGGCTTTGGTGTTCATAATCCCTCTGAGCTTTCAAGATTTAAACCTGTTCTCCAGTAAGGCCAGTAGACTCTGTTGAGGCAAATTTAACTTTTCAAAGGTAAaaatgggaaggaaggagggagggagggagctggcagtgctgtggggGGCTCTGTTGTCAGCGTGTGCAGTAATGGCACCCAGCCATGGCACAGAGGCTCTGCTcgcagccacagcagctcccctGGGAGCATGTTTGGGGAAAGGACAGGGCAGAGCATAGTGATGACATGCAGACCCACTGGAGGTCTCCATCACCAAAAGCAGACCCAACTACCTGGCCTCACAGAACTTCTTCATCAGCCTGGGGTGGTCCTGGGCCCGCCGGTGCCTGAACCAGGTCT
This region of Aphelocoma coerulescens isolate FSJ_1873_10779 chromosome 28, UR_Acoe_1.0, whole genome shotgun sequence genomic DNA includes:
- the LOC138099684 gene encoding ceramide synthase 4-like; the encoded protein is MDVDSLPLGPPSPPSARQPLLSVPTILTRMGVSEGFWHHEYWLPPGATWEDLKESADVRYPQPQHLLLCIPGALLLIFVRFIFERTVALPLGRALGVSDKQRPKVQTNATLEGFYILLGKTPKKEELVSLAKKSDLPVRNVETWFRHRRAQDHPRLMKKFCEASWRFTFYFTSFFSGLALLYDKPWFWDHTVCWLKFPQQPLSPVLGSFYLLELSFYCSLVATLPFDVKRKDFKEQIIHHIATITLIFVSYCANMIRFGMIVMLVHDASDYILELAKILHYLKWKRVCETVFNVFAVVFIISRLVIFPLIVYYYFVTKVSLFPISCLISAFLMILQLLHIFWSYVIIQMIFNVILRGEKRQDARSDTEESDRSEGEDLAKNKE